In the Theobroma cacao cultivar B97-61/B2 chromosome 1, Criollo_cocoa_genome_V2, whole genome shotgun sequence genome, one interval contains:
- the LOC18613046 gene encoding uncharacterized protein LOC18613046 isoform X1, with the protein METKEEAEGQEDRAPSPYWYHLSDEEAMKVDGEALHAVHSGSSDPPRLPPPGHRRSQSEVSTTGHRRDNSFQRLKTQMQKAWRWGGNSRDERYRSTFNPEVLANQKRLWYQLHSKTMDQIKYEEPKSIFEHFIIVGIHPDANLGAVEEAFAKRKKWEMEMTRSGIVDLKMLQHRGPPFPTFEPQILFRYPPGKRLAMRLKDLAAFCFPGGVKARLLERTPSFSDLNELLYGQEHLGRDDQAFTFSLKVVGNATLYGVCLHVPELVQRQPGILGGTSPISLSSGACSQFMVSAPRCYCLLTRVPFFELHYEMLNSIIAQERLNRITEFVSEMSLSLTDYVPSVSKLDEQMNDTTDCPNGEYVNDWMASAIPVNSAVTLTAAAAGIIADDEVSSASLKISSPQSPESVTASEASDLGHVREIEKDARKNVLNFDDNISEASENRSDASERIYGTYENGQVSPDIGTVVSSRSRTLERLGSSQSLFSPARSVASEDEDEDDELFLNHEKDFGDDLILEWARENKNDLLQIICGYHALSLPPRGSEIVFQPLEHLQAIEYVRPPVSALDMDESYLYSFEAAEVNANLAAAEEALALSVWTTATICRALSLDSILAVVAGVLLEKQVVVVCPNLGVLSAVVLSLVPLIRPFEWQSLLLPVLPMRMLDFLDAPVPFLVGVQHKPTDLKLKTSNLVQVNVLKNQVKTCHLPTLPRHKELVSQLGSIHSRLSFEGSIAKKHPTYRCNEVQAEAATEFLTIMRHYLESLCANLRSHTITSVQSNYDRVSLLLKDSFIDSFPSKDRPFIKLFVDTQLFTVLSDSRLSSFENEH; encoded by the exons atggaaaccaaggaagaagcTGAAGGGCAAGAAGACCGGGCACCATCACCTTATTGGTACCATCTTTCTGATGAGGAGGCTATGAAAGTGGATGGGGAAGCACTGCATGCAGTGCACTCAGGAAGCTCGGATCCTCCGAGGCTACCGCCGCCGGGGCATAGGCGCAGTCAGAGTGAAGTTTCGACTACGGGACACCGGCGTGACAATAGTTTCCAGAGATTGAAAACTCAGATGCAGAAGGCTTGGCGATGGGGTGGCAACTCGCGGGACGAAAGGTACCGGTCAACCTTCAATCCTGAGGTTTTGGCAAACCAGAAACGCCTGTGGTATCAACTCCACTCCAAAACAATG GATCAGATTAAATATGAGGAGCCCAAATCAATCTTTGAGCACTTCATTATTGTGGGGATTCATCCAGATGCTAATCTTGGAGCCGTGGAGGAAGCCTTTGCTAAGAGGAAGAAGTGGGAGATGGAGATGACTAGATCTGGAATTGTAGATCTTAAAATGCTACAGCATCGGGGACCTCCATTTCCAACATTTGAACCTCAG ATACTTTTTAGATACCCTCCCGGGAAGAGGTTAGCTATGCGGTTGAAGGACTTAGCCGCCTTTTGTTTCCCTGGAGGTGTTAAG GCACGGTTGCTAGAAAGAACTCCATCATTTAGCGATCTAAATGAGCTTCTTTATGGACAG GAGCATTTGGGCAGAGATGATCAAGCATTTACTTTTTCACTCAAG GTGGTAGGCAATGCTACACTTTATGGTGTTTGCTTGCATGTACCGGAACTTGTTCAGAGACAGCCTGGTATTTTAGGCGGTACATCTCCTATTTCCCTATCATCTGGAGCATGCAGCCAATTTATGGTTTCTGCACCTCGCTGCTATTGTTTGCTAACTAGAGTGCCTTTCTTTGAGTTACACTATGAGATGTTGAACAG TATCATTGCACAGGAGCGCCTGAATCGAATAACAGAATTTGTTAGTGAAATGTCTCTGTCTCTCACTGATTATGTCCCATCTGTCTCCAAACTAGATGAACAAATGAATGATACCACTGACTGCCCCAATGGGGAGTATGTTAATGATTGGATGGCTTCTGCAATACCTGTTAACAGTGCTGTGACTCTtactgctgctgctgctggaATTATAGCTGATGATGAGGTGTCATCTGCTTCACTGAAGATAAGTTCACCTCAGTCCCCTGAAAGCGTAACTGCAAGTGAGGCTTCAGATTTGGGTCATGTTAGGGAAATAGAGAAGGATGCTAGGAAGAATGTGCtaaattttgatgataacataTCTGAAGCCTCAGAAAATCGTTCTGATGCTTCAGAAAGAATATATGGAACCTATGAAAATGGACAAGTTTCTCCAGATATTGGAACAGTTGTCAGCTCAAGGAGCCGTACTTTGGAGCGTCTTGGAAGTTCTCAATCCCTATTCAG TCCAGCTAGAAGCGTGGCATCAGAGGATGAGGATGAGGACGATGAACTTTTCTTGAATCATGAAAAGGATTTTGGAGATGACTTAATATTGGAGTGGGCTAGG gaaaataaaaatgatctTCTACAGATAATTTGTGGTTATCATGCTTTATCTCTTCCTCCACGAGGAAGTGAAATAGTTTTTCAGCCTCTTGAGCATTTACAGGCTATTGAGTATGTGAGACCACCAGTTTCTGCCCTTGATATGGATGAAAGTTATTTGTATTCCTTTGAAGCTGCTGAG GTCAATGCAAATTTGGCAGCAGCTGAAGAAGCTCTTGCACTTTCAGTATGGACAACTGCAACAATTTGTCGAGCTCTCTCTCTTGATAGT ATTTTGGCAGTGGTAGCAGGAGTATTACTGGAAAAACAGGTTGTAGTAGTTTGCCCAAATCTG GGTGTTCTTTCAGCTGTGGTGTTATCCCTTGTTCCTTTGATTCGTCCGTTTGAGTGGCAGAGTTTGTTGCTTCCA GTACTGCCAATGAGGATGCTTGATTTTCTTGATGCACCTGTTCCTTTTCTT GTTGGCGTACAACACAAACCCACGGATTTGAAACTGAAAACATCTAATCTTGTTCAAGTTAATGTGCTCAAGAACCAG GTTAAAACATGTCACTTGCCTACACTTCCTCGACATAAAGAGCTTGTATCTCAACTAGGGTCGATACATTCCAGACTCTCATTTGAAGGTTCAATTGCTAAAAAACATCCTACGTATAGGTGCAATGAAGTGCAG GCTGAAGCTGCAACCGAATTTTTGACCATCATGAGGCACTACCTGGAGTCACTTTGTGCAAATCTGAGGTCTCATACAATTACTAGTGTACAATCAAACTATGACAGG GTTTCCTTACTACTTAAAGATAGCTTTATTGACTCTTTTCCTAGTAAGGACCGGCCATTTATTAAG CTATTCGTAGACACACAGCTATTCACGGTTCTATCAGACTCTCGTTTGTCAAGCTTTGAGAATGAGCACTAA
- the LOC18613046 gene encoding uncharacterized protein LOC18613046 isoform X2 has product METKEEAEGQEDRAPSPYWYHLSDEEAMKVDGEALHAVHSGSSDPPRLPPPGHRRSQSEVSTTGHRRDNSFQRLKTQMQKAWRWGGNSRDERYRSTFNPEVLANQKRLWYQLHSKTMDQIKYEEPKSIFEHFIIVGIHPDANLGAVEEAFAKRKKWEMEMTRSGIVDLKMLQHRGPPFPTFEPQILFRYPPGKRLAMRLKDLAAFCFPGGVKARLLERTPSFSDLNELLYGQEHLGRDDQAFTFSLKVVGNATLYGVCLHVPELVQRQPGILGGTSPISLSSGACSQFMVSAPRCYCLLTRVPFFELHYEMLNSIIAQERLNRITEFVSEMSLSLTDYVPSVSKLDEQMNDTTDCPNGEYVNDWMASAIPVNSAVTLTAAAAGIIADDEVSSASLKISSPQSPESVTASEASDLGHVREIEKDARKNVLNFDDNISEASENRSDASERIYGTYENGQVSPDIGTVVSSRSRTLERLGSSQSLFSPARSVASEDEDEDDELFLNHEKDFGDDLILEWARAIEYVRPPVSALDMDESYLYSFEAAEVNANLAAAEEALALSVWTTATICRALSLDSILAVVAGVLLEKQVVVVCPNLGVLSAVVLSLVPLIRPFEWQSLLLPVLPMRMLDFLDAPVPFLVGVQHKPTDLKLKTSNLVQVNVLKNQVKTCHLPTLPRHKELVSQLGSIHSRLSFEGSIAKKHPTYRCNEVQAEAATEFLTIMRHYLESLCANLRSHTITSVQSNYDRVSLLLKDSFIDSFPSKDRPFIKLFVDTQLFTVLSDSRLSSFENEH; this is encoded by the exons atggaaaccaaggaagaagcTGAAGGGCAAGAAGACCGGGCACCATCACCTTATTGGTACCATCTTTCTGATGAGGAGGCTATGAAAGTGGATGGGGAAGCACTGCATGCAGTGCACTCAGGAAGCTCGGATCCTCCGAGGCTACCGCCGCCGGGGCATAGGCGCAGTCAGAGTGAAGTTTCGACTACGGGACACCGGCGTGACAATAGTTTCCAGAGATTGAAAACTCAGATGCAGAAGGCTTGGCGATGGGGTGGCAACTCGCGGGACGAAAGGTACCGGTCAACCTTCAATCCTGAGGTTTTGGCAAACCAGAAACGCCTGTGGTATCAACTCCACTCCAAAACAATG GATCAGATTAAATATGAGGAGCCCAAATCAATCTTTGAGCACTTCATTATTGTGGGGATTCATCCAGATGCTAATCTTGGAGCCGTGGAGGAAGCCTTTGCTAAGAGGAAGAAGTGGGAGATGGAGATGACTAGATCTGGAATTGTAGATCTTAAAATGCTACAGCATCGGGGACCTCCATTTCCAACATTTGAACCTCAG ATACTTTTTAGATACCCTCCCGGGAAGAGGTTAGCTATGCGGTTGAAGGACTTAGCCGCCTTTTGTTTCCCTGGAGGTGTTAAG GCACGGTTGCTAGAAAGAACTCCATCATTTAGCGATCTAAATGAGCTTCTTTATGGACAG GAGCATTTGGGCAGAGATGATCAAGCATTTACTTTTTCACTCAAG GTGGTAGGCAATGCTACACTTTATGGTGTTTGCTTGCATGTACCGGAACTTGTTCAGAGACAGCCTGGTATTTTAGGCGGTACATCTCCTATTTCCCTATCATCTGGAGCATGCAGCCAATTTATGGTTTCTGCACCTCGCTGCTATTGTTTGCTAACTAGAGTGCCTTTCTTTGAGTTACACTATGAGATGTTGAACAG TATCATTGCACAGGAGCGCCTGAATCGAATAACAGAATTTGTTAGTGAAATGTCTCTGTCTCTCACTGATTATGTCCCATCTGTCTCCAAACTAGATGAACAAATGAATGATACCACTGACTGCCCCAATGGGGAGTATGTTAATGATTGGATGGCTTCTGCAATACCTGTTAACAGTGCTGTGACTCTtactgctgctgctgctggaATTATAGCTGATGATGAGGTGTCATCTGCTTCACTGAAGATAAGTTCACCTCAGTCCCCTGAAAGCGTAACTGCAAGTGAGGCTTCAGATTTGGGTCATGTTAGGGAAATAGAGAAGGATGCTAGGAAGAATGTGCtaaattttgatgataacataTCTGAAGCCTCAGAAAATCGTTCTGATGCTTCAGAAAGAATATATGGAACCTATGAAAATGGACAAGTTTCTCCAGATATTGGAACAGTTGTCAGCTCAAGGAGCCGTACTTTGGAGCGTCTTGGAAGTTCTCAATCCCTATTCAG TCCAGCTAGAAGCGTGGCATCAGAGGATGAGGATGAGGACGATGAACTTTTCTTGAATCATGAAAAGGATTTTGGAGATGACTTAATATTGGAGTGGGCTAGG GCTATTGAGTATGTGAGACCACCAGTTTCTGCCCTTGATATGGATGAAAGTTATTTGTATTCCTTTGAAGCTGCTGAG GTCAATGCAAATTTGGCAGCAGCTGAAGAAGCTCTTGCACTTTCAGTATGGACAACTGCAACAATTTGTCGAGCTCTCTCTCTTGATAGT ATTTTGGCAGTGGTAGCAGGAGTATTACTGGAAAAACAGGTTGTAGTAGTTTGCCCAAATCTG GGTGTTCTTTCAGCTGTGGTGTTATCCCTTGTTCCTTTGATTCGTCCGTTTGAGTGGCAGAGTTTGTTGCTTCCA GTACTGCCAATGAGGATGCTTGATTTTCTTGATGCACCTGTTCCTTTTCTT GTTGGCGTACAACACAAACCCACGGATTTGAAACTGAAAACATCTAATCTTGTTCAAGTTAATGTGCTCAAGAACCAG GTTAAAACATGTCACTTGCCTACACTTCCTCGACATAAAGAGCTTGTATCTCAACTAGGGTCGATACATTCCAGACTCTCATTTGAAGGTTCAATTGCTAAAAAACATCCTACGTATAGGTGCAATGAAGTGCAG GCTGAAGCTGCAACCGAATTTTTGACCATCATGAGGCACTACCTGGAGTCACTTTGTGCAAATCTGAGGTCTCATACAATTACTAGTGTACAATCAAACTATGACAGG GTTTCCTTACTACTTAAAGATAGCTTTATTGACTCTTTTCCTAGTAAGGACCGGCCATTTATTAAG CTATTCGTAGACACACAGCTATTCACGGTTCTATCAGACTCTCGTTTGTCAAGCTTTGAGAATGAGCACTAA
- the LOC18613047 gene encoding WD repeat-containing protein 70, producing MEDDADIYDGIRAQFPLTFGKQQKSQTSLEAIHNATRRSTTDAANNSNNKTEEGLPSLSSSSQAWLDSLRNSKPSNPNTNDSLIGPPRPPAAVPDEDDGDVMVGPPRQPLGSGDDDDDVMIGPPRPPVGPSSDSDEEEEENRYRIPMSNEIILKGHNKIVSALAIDHSGSRVLSGSYDYTVRMFDFQGMNSRLQSFRQLEPFDGHQVRNLSWSPTADRFLCVTGCAQAKIYDRDGLTLGEFVKGDMYIRDLKNTKGHISGLTCGEWHPKTKETILTSSEDGSLRIWDVNDFKSQKQVIKPKLARPGRIPVTTCAWDREGKFIVGGIGDGSIQIWNLKPGWGSRPDIYIEKSHSDDITALKFSTDGRILLSRSFDGSLKVWDLRQIKVPLKVFDDLPNHYAQTNIAFSPDEQLFLTGTSIERESTTGGLLCFYDRSKLELVQRVGVSPTCSVVQCTWHPRLNQIFATAGDKSQGGTHVLYDPTLSERGALVCVARAPRKKSVDDFEAPLVIHNPHALPLFRDQPSRKRQREKILKDPIKSHKPELPITGPGYGGRVGASKGSLLTQYLLKQGGMIKETWMEEDPREAILKYADVAAKDPKFIAPAYAQTQPEPVFAKSDSEDEEK from the exons ATGGAAGACGACGCTGATATTTACGACGGAATCAGAGCTCAATTCCCTCTCACTTTCGGTAAGCAACAAAAGTCCCAAACCTCTCTCGAAGCCATCCACAACGCCACTCGCCGTTCTACCACAGACGCCGccaataatagtaataataaaacCGAGGAAGGCCTCCCTTCGCTTTCCTCCTCCTCCCAAGCTTGGCTTGATTCCCTCCGCAATTCCAAACCTTCCAACCCTAACACTAATGACTCCTTGATTGGCCCGCCCCGTCCTCCTGCTGCTGTCCCTGATGAGGATGATGGTGACGTCATGGTGGGACCTCCTCGGCAGCCTCTAGGTTCAGGTGATGACGATGATGATGTCATGATTGGGCCGCCACGGCCGCCAGTTGGGCCCAGTTCGGACTCTGatgaggaggaggaggagaatCGGTATCGGATACCAATGAGCAATGAGATTATTCTCAAGGGACATAATAAG ATTGTTTCAGCTCTTGCAATTGATCACTCTGGATCTAGGGTTCTTTCTGGAAGTTATGATTATACCGTTCGAATGTTTGATTTCCAAGGAATGAATTCTCGTTTACAATCATTTAGACAGCTTGAACCATTTGACGGCCACCAAGTTCGTAATCTAAGCTGGAGTCCCACGGCAGACCGGTTTTTGTGTGTCACTGGCTGTGCTCAAGCTAAG ATATATGACCGAGATGGACTTACTTTAGGTGAGTTTGTGAAAGGGGATATGTATATTCGTGATTTAAAGAATACTAAGGGACATATATCTGGGTTGACTTGTGGAGAGTGGCATCCGAAAACTAAGGAGACAATTTTAACATCGTCTGAAGATGGGTCGCTTCGTATATGGGATGTTAATGACTTCAAAAGTCAAAAGCAG GTTATCAAACCAAAACTTGCACGGCCTGGAAGAATTCCTGTTACAACATGTGCATGGGATCGTGAAGGGAAATTCATTGTAGGTGGAATTGGAGATGGTTCTATACAG ATATGGAACCTTAAGCCTGGATGGGGAAGCAGGCCAGATATATACATTGAAAAAAGTCATTCTGATGATATCACTGCACTAAAGTTTTCTACTGATGGAAGAATTTTGCTATCCAGAAGCTTTGATGGTTCACTCAAG GTTTGGGATTTACGCCAGATTAAAGTCCCTCTTAAGGTGTTTGATGATCTCCCAAATCACTATGCTCAAACAAATATTGCATTTAGTCCTGATGAGCAACTTTTTCTAACTGGGACATCCATTGAGAGGGAAAGTACTACTGGAGGTTTGCTGTGCTTTTATGATCGTTCAAAACTTGAACTTGTTCAAAGAGTTGGGGTATCCCCAACTTGTAGTGTTGTGCAGTGTACTTGGCACCCAAGACTAAATCAG ATATTTGCAACAGCTGGGGATAAAAGCCAAGGAGGGACACATGTGCTGTACGATCCAACCCTTAGTGAGAGAGGTGCTCTTGTTTGTGTTGCACGTGCACCTAGGAAGAAATCTGTTGATGATTTTGAGGCACCGCTTGTGATTCATAACCCTCATGCGCTACCATTGTTTAGAGACCAACCAAGCCGTAAGCGTCAACGGGAGAAGATACTGAAGGATCCTATCAAGTCGCATAAGCCTGAACTTCCCATAACAGGACCAGGATATGGTGGAAGAGTGGGTGCAAGTAAGGGAAGCTTGTTGACTCAGTACCTTCTTAAG CAAGGGGGAATGATCAAGGAAACATGGATGGAAGAAGATCCTAGAGAAGCTATACTTAAATATGCTGATGTTGCAGCTAAAGACCCCAAGTTCATTGCTCCAGCATATGCTCAAACTCAGCCCGAACCTGTTTTTGCAAAGTCAGATTCTGAGGATGAAGAGAAATGA